Proteins found in one Brevibacillus brevis genomic segment:
- a CDS encoding aminopeptidase has product MLDPRLTKLANVLVNYSTNVQPGDNVLIDAMEVDAALIKELIKAVSRAGGHSFVNLRESSISRQLLLAGTEEHFRLGAEMDKERMEKMQACIIIEGGLNINEVSDVPDEQMKLATSFFKEVSIVRLKKKWVYLRYPTPSMAQLANKSTEAFEQFYFDVCTMDYAKMAKAMQPLKELMERTDRVKITGPGTELTFSIKGIPAIPCPGHYNIPDGEVFTAPVRDSVNGVLSFNTPSPYQGFTFEKVRLEFVDGKIVHATANDTERLNNILDTDEGARYIGEFALGVHPFIREPMQDILFDEKIDGSFHFTPGRCYDEASNGNKSNIHWDMVMIQRPEYGGGEIWFDDHLIRRDGRFLLPELAPLNPENLK; this is encoded by the coding sequence ATGTTGGACCCACGCCTTACGAAGCTGGCGAATGTGCTGGTAAATTACTCGACGAATGTGCAGCCGGGAGATAATGTGCTGATCGATGCGATGGAGGTGGACGCTGCTCTGATAAAGGAGCTAATCAAAGCAGTTTCGCGAGCAGGCGGGCATTCTTTTGTGAACCTGCGTGAATCCTCGATTAGTCGTCAGTTATTGCTAGCGGGAACAGAGGAGCATTTCCGTTTAGGGGCAGAGATGGACAAAGAACGAATGGAAAAAATGCAGGCGTGCATCATCATCGAGGGTGGGCTGAACATCAATGAAGTGTCTGATGTCCCTGATGAGCAAATGAAGCTGGCTACATCCTTTTTCAAAGAAGTAAGTATCGTGCGTCTCAAAAAGAAATGGGTCTATCTCCGTTATCCGACGCCTTCCATGGCACAGCTGGCGAATAAGAGTACAGAAGCGTTCGAACAGTTTTACTTCGATGTCTGCACAATGGATTACGCCAAAATGGCAAAAGCCATGCAGCCGCTCAAGGAGCTGATGGAGCGAACTGACCGCGTGAAAATCACGGGACCTGGCACAGAGCTGACCTTCTCCATCAAAGGCATTCCAGCCATTCCGTGTCCGGGGCACTACAACATACCAGACGGTGAAGTATTTACGGCCCCTGTTCGCGATTCGGTGAACGGTGTCCTATCGTTTAACACGCCCTCGCCTTATCAAGGCTTTACCTTTGAAAAAGTACGGCTGGAGTTTGTGGACGGAAAGATCGTTCACGCCACAGCCAATGATACGGAGCGCTTGAACAACATTTTGGATACAGATGAAGGTGCCCGGTACATTGGGGAGTTTGCTTTGGGAGTGCACCCGTTCATTCGGGAGCCCATGCAGGATATTTTATTCGATGAAAAAATCGACGGCAGCTTCCACTTTACCCCGGGACGATGCTATGACGAGGCATCCAATGGCAACAAGTCGAACATCCATTGGGACATGGTCATGATTCAACGCCCGGAGTACGGTGGCGGTGAGATTTGGTTCGATGACCACTTGATTCGCAGAGACGGACGCTTTCTTTTACCGGAGCTTGCACCACTTAACCCGGAAAACCTGAAGTAA
- a CDS encoding ABC transporter ATP-binding protein, producing the protein MKTPLLQVKNLNKKFLVRKGWFQQPSYVHAVHGVNITVNAGETLGIVGESGCGKSTLGRCILRLVEPTDGEIVFEGQNIRGLQKADMQKLRRDMQMVFQNPFDTLNPKLTIQHILSEPLIAHGIPKRERAAMVEETLEIVGLNNSHLSRYAHEFSGGQRQRIGIARALMLRPKLIIADEPVSALDVSIQSQILNLIQDLQEQFSLTYLFISHDLSVVEHIADRVAVMYLGEVIELAKKEELFQRPMHPYTQSLLSAIPITDPDEKKERIMLTGDLPSPSNPPKGCKFHPRCWACMDVCKTEAPLLTEADGRLVACHLYEK; encoded by the coding sequence ATGAAGACGCCTCTTTTACAAGTGAAGAACCTGAATAAGAAGTTCCTTGTCCGCAAAGGGTGGTTTCAGCAGCCGAGTTACGTGCATGCCGTCCATGGAGTGAACATAACTGTCAACGCAGGTGAAACGTTGGGGATCGTAGGAGAGTCAGGCTGTGGCAAGTCAACACTGGGCAGATGTATTTTGCGCTTGGTCGAGCCGACAGACGGCGAGATCGTGTTCGAGGGTCAAAATATCCGCGGCTTACAGAAGGCAGACATGCAAAAGCTGCGGCGTGATATGCAAATGGTGTTTCAAAATCCATTTGATACGCTCAATCCAAAGCTGACGATCCAGCACATTTTGTCAGAGCCGTTGATTGCCCATGGTATCCCAAAGCGCGAGCGAGCAGCCATGGTCGAAGAGACGCTAGAGATCGTCGGTTTGAACAATAGTCATTTGTCGCGATACGCACATGAGTTTTCCGGGGGACAAAGGCAAAGAATCGGGATCGCTCGCGCCTTGATGCTCAGGCCAAAGCTCATCATAGCTGACGAGCCTGTGTCTGCTCTCGATGTATCGATCCAATCGCAAATTCTCAATTTGATTCAGGATTTGCAGGAGCAGTTTTCGCTCACGTATCTTTTTATCTCGCATGACTTGAGTGTCGTCGAGCATATCGCCGATCGAGTAGCAGTGATGTACTTGGGAGAAGTGATTGAGCTGGCGAAAAAAGAAGAGCTGTTTCAACGTCCGATGCATCCCTACACACAGTCGCTTCTCTCCGCCATTCCTATCACGGATCCTGACGAGAAAAAAGAGCGGATCATGTTAACAGGAGATCTGCCGTCTCCATCCAATCCACCGAAGGGCTGCAAGTTTCATCCGCGCTGTTGGGCGTGCATGGACGTGTGCAAGACAGAAGCCCCTCTATTAACAGAAGCAGACGGCAGACTGGTTGCGTGTCATCTCTATGAAAAATAA
- a CDS encoding ABC transporter ATP-binding protein → MTNMLEVTGLTTTFSKNEKVFKVVDNLCLQVKKGESVGIVGESGCGKSVASLSMMRLLSKNGSIEGRIQLDGADLLRYSEKEMQKIRGKEIAMIFQEPMTSLNPVLTIGKQLSEGLEKHEGMNRVQSRQRVLELLTQVGISRADEIYHEYPHRLSGGMRQRVMIAMAIACHPKLLIADEPTTALDVTIQAQILDVMKTIQKELGMSLIMITHDLGVVAETCDRVLVMYAGQVIEAADVRTLLRSPKHPYTMGLIKSTPHNAKGQKRLHSIAGSVPTPDRYPQGCRFAPRCEKVMAVCLEKNPPLLDVDQQSECRCWLYRENRESPAVNG, encoded by the coding sequence GTGACAAATATGTTGGAAGTGACAGGATTGACTACCACGTTTTCAAAAAATGAAAAGGTTTTCAAAGTAGTGGACAATCTTTGTTTGCAGGTCAAAAAAGGTGAATCGGTCGGGATCGTCGGAGAATCAGGTTGTGGAAAAAGCGTTGCCTCCCTATCCATGATGCGCTTGCTCAGTAAAAACGGAAGCATTGAAGGCCGTATTCAACTGGACGGAGCCGATCTCTTGCGCTATAGCGAAAAAGAGATGCAGAAGATCAGAGGAAAAGAGATCGCCATGATTTTTCAGGAGCCGATGACTTCATTGAATCCGGTACTGACCATCGGCAAGCAATTGAGCGAAGGGCTGGAAAAGCACGAGGGAATGAACCGAGTCCAATCGAGACAAAGAGTGCTCGAGCTGTTGACGCAGGTAGGCATTTCACGTGCCGATGAAATTTATCACGAGTACCCGCATCGTCTGTCAGGGGGGATGCGGCAGCGTGTGATGATTGCGATGGCGATTGCCTGTCATCCAAAGCTGTTGATAGCGGACGAACCGACGACGGCGCTAGACGTAACGATCCAGGCGCAAATATTGGATGTCATGAAAACAATCCAAAAAGAGTTGGGCATGTCGCTCATCATGATCACGCATGATTTGGGCGTCGTCGCCGAGACATGTGACCGGGTACTGGTGATGTATGCGGGGCAGGTCATTGAAGCGGCTGATGTTCGCACACTGCTGCGTAGCCCCAAGCATCCGTACACCATGGGCTTGATCAAATCAACGCCGCATAATGCCAAAGGTCAGAAGAGATTGCACAGTATCGCGGGAAGTGTGCCGACCCCCGATCGTTATCCGCAGGGATGCCGCTTTGCTCCGCGATGCGAGAAGGTGATGGCTGTCTGTTTAGAAAAAAATCCCCCGTTGCTGGATGTGGATCAACAGTCGGAGTGCCGTTGTTGGCTGTATCGAGAGAACAGGGAAAGTCCGGCGGTGAATGGATGA
- a CDS encoding ABC transporter permease, translating to MFWSRQWSMPRLELWEKIMQQKKAKYSFLMMLCIVLLGIIGPWIAPHDPTKAYYEAFMQGPSKDFWLGTDAIGRDILSRMLYGTRVTLTVAVLASVMTFVAGTLIGVTCAYLGGIVDNLIMRIMDIMLALPGIVLALAIVAVLGPSQENAMIAIGISSIPAFSILIRGAALSIKQSGYVEASRSIGSSNWWIITRQLIPNISNVLIVYTTMFIGSAILGTSALGFIGLGAQPPTPEWGTMLNEGKNYLREAWWLATFPGLAITAVVFTVYLLGDALRDIFDPKA from the coding sequence ATGTTCTGGAGCAGACAATGGTCTATGCCTCGTTTGGAATTATGGGAGAAGATCATGCAGCAAAAGAAAGCGAAATACAGCTTCCTGATGATGCTCTGCATTGTTTTGCTGGGAATCATCGGGCCGTGGATTGCTCCGCATGACCCTACGAAAGCGTACTACGAAGCGTTTATGCAAGGCCCGTCGAAAGACTTTTGGCTAGGGACAGATGCGATTGGCCGCGATATTTTATCCCGGATGCTGTACGGAACTAGAGTGACGCTGACCGTAGCTGTGCTGGCGTCTGTCATGACGTTTGTAGCAGGAACGCTGATTGGTGTGACATGTGCTTACCTCGGAGGAATCGTCGACAATCTGATCATGAGAATCATGGATATCATGCTGGCGTTGCCCGGCATTGTACTGGCTCTCGCCATTGTAGCTGTACTCGGACCGAGTCAGGAAAATGCGATGATCGCGATTGGAATATCATCGATTCCGGCCTTTTCGATTCTGATCCGTGGTGCGGCACTCTCGATCAAGCAATCCGGCTATGTGGAAGCAAGCCGCTCCATCGGCAGCTCGAATTGGTGGATCATTACGCGCCAGCTCATTCCGAACATCTCCAATGTGCTGATCGTCTATACGACCATGTTTATAGGCAGTGCGATTTTGGGGACCTCGGCACTGGGCTTTATCGGTTTGGGTGCGCAGCCTCCTACACCGGAGTGGGGAACGATGCTGAATGAAGGGAAAAATTACTTGCGAGAGGCTTGGTGGCTCGCTACTTTTCCCGGTCTTGCGATTACGGCGGTCGTTTTTACGGTGTATCTGCTCGGGGATGCATTGCGCGATATCTTTGATCCCAAAGCATAG
- the nikB gene encoding nickel ABC transporter permease: MKQYIVKRLLSGIIVLFGLSVFTFLLIHLIPGDPVRIMLGQRATVEQIESLRGELGLNKPLVVQYLDYASGVLKGDLGTSLKTGRPVSTEIADRFPATAKMAVASLVVAVVIGIGLGVLAAKYKDTPIDGAIMTFSTFGMSIPGFWLGLLVILVFSVHLGWFPIAGGTGLKDMVLPAFTLGTLLATALSRLTRAGMVEVLSNDYIRTARAKGMNERVVLLRHAFRNVMIPIVAVIGLELAGLLGGAVIIEQVFGWPGVGTLAIQAISSRDFPMIQGTTLFIGAVYVLVVILIDVLYALLDPRIDYAAKEGV, encoded by the coding sequence ATGAAGCAGTACATCGTGAAGCGCCTATTGTCGGGCATCATTGTCCTGTTTGGACTCTCCGTTTTTACGTTTCTGCTCATTCATCTCATCCCTGGTGACCCTGTGCGGATCATGCTGGGGCAGCGGGCGACTGTCGAACAAATCGAGTCGCTTCGCGGAGAGCTGGGCTTGAACAAACCATTAGTCGTTCAGTATCTCGACTATGCTTCCGGCGTTTTAAAAGGGGATCTCGGTACTTCCCTGAAAACGGGCCGACCTGTCAGCACAGAAATTGCGGATCGTTTTCCCGCGACAGCAAAAATGGCAGTAGCCAGCCTTGTAGTAGCAGTTGTGATCGGTATCGGGTTGGGTGTCCTAGCGGCGAAATACAAGGATACACCCATCGACGGAGCGATTATGACCTTTTCCACCTTTGGGATGTCTATACCCGGCTTTTGGTTGGGTTTACTCGTCATACTTGTATTCTCCGTTCATTTGGGCTGGTTTCCGATAGCGGGAGGGACGGGGCTAAAAGACATGGTTCTTCCAGCGTTTACCTTGGGGACATTGCTGGCGACGGCACTCAGCCGACTCACTCGTGCTGGTATGGTAGAGGTTTTGTCCAATGACTATATCCGAACAGCACGTGCCAAAGGGATGAATGAACGAGTTGTGCTGCTACGGCACGCTTTTCGCAATGTGATGATTCCAATTGTGGCTGTCATTGGTCTGGAACTGGCTGGCTTGCTTGGCGGGGCTGTGATTATCGAGCAGGTTTTTGGCTGGCCGGGAGTGGGGACTTTGGCGATTCAAGCGATTAGCTCGCGGGATTTTCCGATGATTCAAGGAACGACGCTGTTTATCGGAGCTGTGTATGTCCTCGTTGTCATTTTAATTGATGTCCTGTACGCGCTTCTCGATCCCCGCATTGACTATGCCGCGAAGGAGGGGGTGTAG
- a CDS encoding alpha/beta fold hydrolase produces MAVVFVTGATGFIGKEVTKQLARSGHTVLALVRSPEKWDELLMQMTPTERSNCKAVRGDLRKEGLGLSASDYEQVLRATIIIHAGAPMDISLDETVARELILQGASHLAALANELHKQQRLQKLIHIVGYMSPFDDESGKLATDVFAPTDFYREAGGYEKYKFLADLYLRQEAYQKGMPLVVVNPCTIIGPRSTGNTEQTDGFGLVISSMRRGKIPVLPGGKEWWLPLLSVDDFAQVIVGIVETNHIEHQTYYALNERSATPVFSELISLMAKELRMKPPTIPFPVSVLKKILHNGGSRLLGVPANSMDFLVKKDFPLAPFQQMKAKKSIDAYDVAAYLPSVIADLDYRLSVKDQKVPPHFHREQIAGMAAYKKEGSGTPWLLVHGLFSEMSDLLPLAEQLGEQEVWLLDLPGFGRSPYHHHEKPIEGFIEAVAEALRQLPSPVHLAGHSFGGFLAWEAAKRVPEKIEKLYLLQPPLHAPKYSRLQAGLGKSPALLQLFLQKQLTSAKLEKAMLEQGVFQSTYEMPKGYVEKAGKLLQSPRISKTHTDVLRYFMNEFRQMAVATQPLPFPVQIVWGTQDKTYQMTKGTEGAFRGANVEIERLSVAHHFPLSHPQLTANVLLQMRHGKE; encoded by the coding sequence ATGGCTGTCGTTTTTGTAACAGGTGCGACTGGATTTATCGGCAAGGAGGTAACAAAGCAGCTGGCCCGGTCCGGTCATACCGTACTGGCGCTGGTTCGTTCGCCCGAGAAGTGGGATGAATTGCTGATGCAGATGACACCTACAGAGAGGTCTAATTGCAAGGCCGTGCGGGGTGATTTGCGAAAGGAGGGCTTGGGATTATCAGCGAGCGATTACGAGCAGGTATTGCGCGCAACTATTATCATCCATGCAGGTGCCCCGATGGATATTTCGCTGGATGAAACGGTGGCGAGGGAATTGATTTTACAAGGAGCAAGTCACCTTGCAGCACTAGCGAACGAATTGCATAAACAACAGCGTCTACAAAAGCTGATTCATATCGTTGGCTACATGAGTCCGTTTGACGATGAGAGTGGAAAGCTGGCGACAGATGTTTTTGCGCCAACCGATTTTTATCGAGAGGCAGGGGGCTACGAGAAATACAAGTTTCTGGCAGATCTATACCTCAGACAAGAGGCGTATCAAAAAGGAATGCCGCTGGTCGTGGTAAATCCGTGTACGATCATAGGCCCGCGAAGCACCGGGAACACAGAACAAACAGATGGATTCGGGCTCGTGATCAGCTCCATGCGGCGTGGTAAGATCCCTGTTCTTCCCGGTGGTAAGGAGTGGTGGCTGCCCTTGCTTTCCGTCGACGATTTTGCCCAGGTCATTGTGGGGATTGTAGAGACAAATCACATCGAGCATCAAACGTATTACGCCTTAAATGAGCGGAGTGCCACGCCAGTTTTTTCAGAGCTGATTTCGTTGATGGCTAAAGAATTACGGATGAAGCCACCAACCATTCCTTTCCCGGTATCGGTCTTGAAAAAAATTCTCCATAACGGCGGCAGCCGCTTGCTCGGGGTACCTGCCAATTCGATGGATTTTCTCGTAAAGAAAGACTTCCCGCTCGCTCCCTTTCAGCAAATGAAAGCGAAAAAAAGCATCGATGCATACGACGTAGCGGCGTATCTTCCCAGTGTGATTGCCGATCTCGACTACCGTTTGTCGGTCAAGGATCAGAAAGTACCTCCTCACTTTCACCGAGAGCAAATCGCAGGCATGGCCGCGTACAAGAAAGAAGGCTCGGGTACTCCGTGGCTGCTCGTGCACGGGCTTTTCAGTGAGATGAGCGATTTACTCCCGCTCGCTGAACAGCTGGGTGAACAGGAAGTATGGTTACTGGATTTGCCCGGATTTGGCAGATCGCCCTATCACCATCACGAAAAACCGATCGAGGGCTTTATCGAGGCAGTGGCCGAGGCATTGCGACAGCTGCCATCTCCGGTTCATCTTGCAGGACATTCATTTGGCGGGTTTTTGGCATGGGAGGCAGCAAAGCGAGTACCGGAAAAAATCGAGAAGCTATACCTTTTGCAGCCACCCCTGCATGCCCCGAAGTATTCTCGGCTGCAGGCGGGATTGGGGAAGAGTCCAGCCCTCCTTCAGCTTTTTTTGCAAAAGCAGTTAACGTCAGCCAAATTGGAAAAAGCAATGCTTGAGCAAGGGGTATTTCAGTCTACGTATGAAATGCCAAAAGGCTATGTAGAAAAGGCAGGGAAGCTCCTGCAATCCCCGCGCATCAGCAAGACGCATACAGACGTGCTGCGCTACTTTATGAACGAATTCCGGCAAATGGCGGTAGCGACACAGCCTCTCCCTTTTCCAGTCCAGATCGTATGGGGGACACAGGATAAAACGTATCAGATGACAAAAGGAACAGAGGGTGCATTCAGGGGAGCAAATGTAGAGATCGAAAGGCTCTCCGTCGCGCATCATTTTCCGCTCAGCCATCCACAGCTAACGGCAAACGTATTGCTACAGATGAGGCACGGCAAGGAATGA
- a CDS encoding TetR/AcrR family transcriptional regulator, which yields MKRTSNRDHVIVTASNLFLQKGLMNTSMDDVVAQSKVSKSNIYYHFKSKEELVVAVLGYRINVLRGALEAILQRTDLSVSARVGLIFTTIAEELEGRSCVGGCPILSLLSAQIPEVKARINEFLIEWQNLAEKLLVEGIARGEFKENISIQQTAVLFVTIMEGAMLMAESQGHAQVLVGAGQTLLHLIQV from the coding sequence ATGAAACGAACCTCAAACCGTGACCATGTCATCGTCACTGCATCCAATTTGTTTTTGCAAAAAGGACTCATGAATACCAGCATGGATGACGTCGTAGCACAGAGCAAAGTCTCCAAGTCCAACATTTACTACCACTTCAAAAGCAAGGAGGAGCTCGTCGTAGCTGTACTCGGCTACAGAATCAACGTCCTGAGAGGAGCACTGGAAGCCATCTTGCAACGGACAGACCTGTCTGTTTCCGCACGGGTAGGGCTGATTTTTACCACCATCGCAGAAGAACTGGAGGGACGCTCCTGTGTAGGAGGCTGTCCGATCCTTTCCTTGCTGTCGGCACAAATACCAGAGGTCAAAGCGCGAATCAACGAGTTCCTGATCGAATGGCAGAACCTAGCGGAAAAGCTGCTCGTGGAGGGAATCGCCCGTGGAGAATTCAAGGAAAATATCTCGATTCAGCAAACGGCAGTCTTGTTCGTGACCATTATGGAGGGAGCGATGCTCATGGCTGAATCGCAGGGTCATGCACAGGTACTCGTAGGCGCAGGTCAGACACTTCTACACTTGATTCAAGTGTAG
- a CDS encoding DUF2785 domain-containing protein: protein MSDTRTQLVLDLQRVEQEQYQLREGEQLEDFVGRLLQYIGDPDPELRDNLIYPAFYYWILDEDKLTEAQLRSLLRELTDEKHLFYQIGSEGDPSVFTRTFSSLPIALILRRHRQKSFLELADFQHVKNAMLRYFQEEQDLRGYLSEGGWAHSTAHGADVFVELVQCPESDEAVQRDVLQAIQGVLHNGKHIFNDEEDERLASIVDTMMEKDLLPEQELIDWINSLASCAELPKSRTQVIARVNSKNFLRCLYFRRARDSRENELVIAMLAAVTKCNRFAIS, encoded by the coding sequence GTGAGCGATACAAGAACCCAGCTTGTTCTGGATCTGCAAAGAGTGGAGCAGGAACAGTACCAGCTGCGTGAAGGGGAACAACTGGAGGATTTCGTCGGACGATTGTTGCAATACATTGGGGACCCTGACCCGGAATTGCGGGATAATCTCATCTACCCGGCATTTTATTATTGGATTCTCGACGAGGACAAGCTGACGGAGGCGCAATTGCGCAGCCTCCTGCGAGAACTGACCGACGAAAAGCATTTGTTCTATCAGATCGGCAGCGAGGGTGATCCATCTGTATTTACGAGGACATTCTCTTCGTTGCCGATTGCCTTGATTTTGCGCCGTCACAGACAGAAGTCCTTTTTGGAGCTTGCCGATTTCCAGCACGTCAAAAATGCCATGCTCCGCTATTTTCAAGAGGAACAGGATTTGCGTGGCTATTTGTCCGAGGGAGGCTGGGCTCACAGTACTGCGCACGGTGCAGACGTATTCGTAGAACTGGTGCAGTGCCCAGAGAGTGATGAAGCCGTACAGCGAGACGTTCTTCAAGCGATCCAGGGCGTGCTGCATAACGGAAAGCACATTTTCAATGACGAAGAGGACGAACGTCTCGCGAGCATCGTAGATACGATGATGGAGAAAGACTTGCTTCCAGAACAGGAACTCATTGACTGGATCAATAGTCTAGCAAGCTGTGCCGAGCTGCCAAAAAGTCGTACTCAAGTTATCGCTCGGGTGAACAGCAAGAACTTTTTGCGCTGTCTCTATTTCAGAAGGGCAAGAGATAGCCGTGAAAATGAGCTGGTGATTGCCATGCTTGCTGCTGTAACGAAATGTAACAGGTTTGCGATCAGTTAA
- a CDS encoding alpha/beta fold hydrolase — MSQWIHRLYSRKCGTPSVIFLAGMGDSGETWKIVQDRISQEASTLSYDRAGIGRSPAPEVVPRTCRDLVEELYDLLQEIKVETPCILVGHSFGGLVARLFASLYPQLVSGLVLVDAAPEYKELAYEKVLPDNLIAANRDYYENPMRNSEKIDKIRSYQEIVDYFRQSDIPVSIITRGLPDVWDKEWPNEEILTIEQRLQADFKRLSTSSKQRIATRSGHYIHHDEPEMVIEEILIMVRGMNK, encoded by the coding sequence ATGTCTCAATGGATACATAGGCTGTATTCGCGAAAATGTGGGACACCTAGTGTGATCTTCCTAGCAGGAATGGGCGATAGCGGTGAGACATGGAAGATCGTTCAAGACCGCATCTCGCAGGAAGCGTCTACCTTATCCTATGATCGGGCGGGGATTGGCAGGAGTCCAGCGCCAGAAGTCGTACCCCGGACATGCCGTGATCTGGTCGAGGAGCTGTATGACTTGCTGCAAGAGATAAAGGTGGAGACGCCTTGTATTTTGGTCGGACATTCTTTTGGCGGTTTGGTTGCCAGATTGTTTGCGAGCCTGTATCCGCAGCTTGTTTCGGGGCTGGTTTTGGTGGACGCTGCTCCTGAATATAAGGAGCTCGCCTATGAAAAGGTTTTACCTGACAACCTGATCGCAGCCAATCGAGACTATTACGAGAATCCGATGCGAAACAGCGAGAAGATCGATAAAATACGGAGCTATCAAGAGATTGTTGACTATTTTCGGCAAAGTGATATACCTGTCTCGATTATCACGAGAGGCTTGCCGGACGTGTGGGACAAGGAATGGCCGAACGAGGAAATCTTAACAATCGAACAACGGCTGCAAGCCGATTTCAAGCGGCTTTCAACCTCAAGCAAGCAAAGAATAGCTACTCGCAGCGGGCATTATATTCATCACGATGAACCGGAAATGGTGATTGAGGAAATTTTGATTATGGTAAGGGGGATGAACAAGTGA
- a CDS encoding DUF4272 domain-containing protein, which produces MNQCTIYVSIQQCEKVVDAIVEAFRDQLVEVSADERAVTVTDKKWFSKSKITFNLMREDDDQEEFLQMKKGMYGYFAQIETTHEKVQQKLLYQITALNVAVGIVASKEIDQKTFASIMAIAEEVHGIVFLPTGDMLDKQGRLILNTAGESEVDDFLVTVSVDLIDGHIQPSQSGEARKERSIKLLQEQGIPYIPHLPVIVGDEDAVIRSKDEIVQRAIALCLIAVYAGGIAENGQLKEEREFIEGIIEQFGAAEFFTEKERDFLNDPQPDRTDMIQMIWMYECYWVLLWALGYVDELHFPDEICDVNTAIDALRSAGDYDTFYSNAVVRSKQEILDQADLIYRYDWACVDARINNRVVAGGLNDEVVVERHRALNWLVRYMEDDWDHVSMDT; this is translated from the coding sequence ATGAATCAATGCACCATCTATGTCTCCATCCAACAATGCGAGAAAGTTGTCGATGCCATTGTCGAGGCTTTTCGTGATCAATTGGTAGAGGTATCCGCAGACGAGCGGGCCGTGACCGTGACCGATAAAAAATGGTTTAGCAAGAGCAAGATTACTTTCAATCTTATGCGCGAGGACGATGACCAAGAAGAGTTTCTCCAGATGAAAAAAGGGATGTACGGCTACTTCGCACAGATTGAAACAACCCACGAGAAGGTCCAGCAAAAGCTGTTGTACCAAATCACAGCGCTTAATGTGGCGGTAGGAATCGTGGCGAGCAAGGAAATCGATCAGAAGACGTTTGCGTCCATTATGGCGATTGCCGAAGAAGTACATGGGATCGTCTTTCTCCCTACCGGAGATATGCTCGATAAACAAGGAAGGCTGATTCTCAATACAGCAGGAGAATCCGAAGTAGACGATTTTCTGGTGACGGTCAGTGTAGACCTGATCGATGGACATATTCAGCCCTCCCAGTCAGGAGAAGCTCGCAAGGAGCGGAGCATCAAGCTATTGCAGGAGCAAGGCATTCCGTACATCCCGCATCTTCCTGTCATCGTAGGGGATGAGGACGCTGTCATCAGGAGCAAGGATGAGATTGTTCAGCGAGCGATTGCCCTGTGCTTGATTGCGGTATATGCCGGCGGGATTGCCGAAAACGGACAACTCAAGGAAGAGCGGGAGTTCATCGAGGGCATTATTGAGCAGTTTGGCGCTGCTGAATTCTTTACGGAAAAAGAGAGAGACTTCTTGAATGATCCACAGCCAGACCGAACCGATATGATTCAGATGATTTGGATGTACGAATGCTACTGGGTACTGCTGTGGGCACTCGGCTATGTGGACGAGCTCCATTTCCCGGATGAGATTTGTGATGTGAATACGGCGATTGACGCTCTCAGAAGCGCAGGTGACTATGACACCTTCTACAGCAATGCGGTTGTGAGGAGCAAGCAAGAGATTCTCGACCAGGCAGATTTAATCTACCGCTATGACTGGGCATGTGTGGATGCGCGTATCAACAATCGTGTGGTTGCAGGCGGTTTGAATGACGAAGTAGTTGTGGAAAGACACAGAGCATTGAATTGGCTGGTTCGTTACATGGAGGACGACTGGGATCATGTCTCAATGGATACATAG